One genomic segment of Rhizorhabdus phycosphaerae includes these proteins:
- a CDS encoding putative bifunctional diguanylate cyclase/phosphodiesterase has product MNRSVGGAAAAERSAAQARLPLFLLSFRNRDELAALAESAGRSVIAARRADSAERRFIASGASVALVDARGAVDEGFALCRALAGGTSSTGAALLVIVDEPGQLDAMLDAGATHYLVGKVDGDTLRTALDFADRFVERLAGGGRAASARASLRLSESEAWIWKPGDRFLTLSSALANRIGAGSETVPMAMLFRIMDRSSRRMARQAIDRLLATRQSTAFAHDSRLHGDRLAHHISFDEARGAVVAWVEVTKPDVEPMRDEVDPLTGLPAVERVRDWVEERLADEDATGPRCALLMLGIMRFGLVNAAFGRPTGDAVLQGVARRIERVIDRIGISNAMIARTAGSEFTIALGPPVSADSAELIANRLVESVAWPFVSGDSLIPLSCRVGIASTDGEGRRDVGTLFQRASAALAAAKHGDTGMVRALDADAEAETHRRNQLEIDLRRALDQNQIDILFQPQVDIGSGLIVGAEALARWKHPLLGELGAVPLFATAARSDFVVQLSTYVQQRALSVAAAWPAHMRDLRVSVNVTAADIARTNFVEDFLARVDEAGFPRDRLTVEVTESGLISDLGGAAELLARLRRAGLRVAIDDFGTGYSSLAYLKALPLDYLKIDKTLAADITGSTRDRIVVRGVIDMARSLGLQVITEGVETTAQLALLAREGCNLYQGYLCSPPVDSRSLEALIVERRDPVTAA; this is encoded by the coding sequence ATGAACAGGAGTGTAGGCGGAGCAGCAGCGGCCGAACGCAGCGCCGCGCAGGCGCGGCTGCCGCTATTCCTGTTGTCGTTTCGAAACCGTGATGAGTTGGCGGCGCTGGCTGAAAGCGCCGGTCGCTCGGTCATTGCCGCACGGCGTGCCGACTCGGCGGAGCGTCGCTTCATCGCCTCGGGTGCCTCGGTCGCGCTCGTCGACGCGCGCGGCGCCGTCGACGAGGGTTTCGCGCTGTGCCGTGCACTGGCGGGCGGAACGAGTTCGACCGGCGCGGCATTGCTGGTCATCGTCGATGAGCCTGGCCAGCTCGACGCGATGCTCGATGCCGGGGCGACCCATTATCTCGTCGGGAAGGTCGATGGCGATACGCTGCGCACCGCGCTCGATTTCGCCGACCGCTTCGTGGAGCGGCTTGCCGGCGGCGGCCGAGCCGCCTCGGCCCGCGCTTCGTTGCGACTGTCCGAATCGGAGGCCTGGATCTGGAAGCCGGGTGACAGATTCCTCACGCTGAGCAGCGCGCTTGCCAACCGCATCGGCGCGGGCAGCGAGACGGTGCCGATGGCGATGCTGTTTCGCATCATGGACCGCTCCAGCCGGCGCATGGCGCGGCAGGCGATCGACCGGCTTCTGGCGACCCGCCAGTCGACCGCGTTCGCGCATGACAGCCGGTTGCATGGGGACAGGCTTGCCCACCATATCTCGTTCGACGAGGCGCGCGGCGCCGTCGTCGCATGGGTCGAGGTGACCAAGCCCGATGTCGAGCCTATGCGCGACGAGGTCGATCCGCTGACCGGCCTTCCGGCAGTGGAGCGCGTCCGCGACTGGGTCGAGGAGCGGCTGGCGGACGAAGACGCGACGGGGCCCCGCTGCGCGCTGCTGATGCTGGGCATCATGCGCTTCGGCCTGGTCAACGCCGCCTTCGGACGCCCCACCGGTGACGCCGTGCTGCAGGGCGTCGCGCGCCGTATCGAGCGGGTGATCGACCGGATCGGCATCAGCAACGCGATGATCGCGCGGACCGCCGGGTCCGAGTTCACCATAGCGCTTGGTCCGCCGGTCAGCGCCGACAGCGCCGAACTGATCGCAAACCGTCTTGTCGAAAGCGTCGCCTGGCCGTTCGTCTCGGGCGATTCGCTGATCCCGTTGTCGTGCCGGGTCGGCATCGCCTCGACCGATGGGGAAGGGCGCCGCGACGTCGGGACGCTGTTCCAGCGCGCCTCGGCCGCACTCGCCGCCGCGAAACATGGCGATACCGGCATGGTCCGCGCGCTCGATGCCGATGCCGAGGCGGAGACGCACCGGCGCAACCAGCTGGAAATCGATCTCCGCCGGGCACTCGACCAGAATCAGATCGACATCCTGTTCCAGCCTCAGGTCGATATCGGCTCGGGCCTGATCGTCGGCGCGGAGGCGCTTGCGCGTTGGAAGCATCCGCTGCTGGGCGAGCTTGGCGCCGTGCCGCTGTTCGCGACCGCGGCGCGCTCGGATTTCGTCGTCCAGTTGTCGACCTATGTCCAGCAGAGGGCGCTGTCCGTCGCTGCGGCCTGGCCGGCGCATATGCGCGACCTGCGCGTGTCGGTAAATGTTACCGCTGCGGACATCGCGCGCACGAATTTCGTCGAGGATTTCCTCGCCCGTGTCGACGAGGCTGGCTTTCCGCGCGACCGGCTGACTGTCGAGGTGACCGAGAGCGGCCTGATCTCCGACCTTGGCGGTGCCGCCGAACTGCTCGCCCGGCTGCGCAGGGCCGGGCTGCGCGTCGCGATCGACGATTTCGGCACCGGCTATTCCAGCCTCGCCTATCTGAAGGCGCTACCGCTCGACTATCTCAAGATCGACAAGACGCTGGCCGCCGACATCACCGGGTCGACCCGCGATCGCATCGTCGTGCGCGGCGTGATCGACATGGCGCGGTCGCTCGGCCTTCAGGTGATCACCGAGGGGGTCGAGACGACCGCGCAGCTGGCGCTGCTCGCCCGCGAGGGCTGCAACCTCTATCAGGGCTATCTCTGCTCTCCGCCGGTCGATAGCCGCTCGCTCGAGGCGCTGATCGTCGAGCGTCGCGATCCTGTTACTGCCGCCTGA
- the kdpC gene encoding potassium-transporting ATPase subunit KdpC: MGNDLSSSLRPAIVLTILFAILLCAAYPLAVLGLGQALFPTQANGSLIMEKGRVLGSTVVGQAFTSDRYFQSRPSAAGKGYDGLASSGSNYGPTSQALVDRVKGDIEKARASGVSGAIPADLVTASGSGLDPDLSPAAALAQAPRVATERGLPLARVRALVEQSIEQPLLGFLGEPRVNILALNRQLDQIAPASTQ; the protein is encoded by the coding sequence ATGGGCAATGATCTTTCGTCCTCGCTGCGTCCCGCGATCGTCCTGACGATCCTGTTCGCGATCCTTCTCTGCGCCGCCTATCCGCTGGCCGTGCTTGGCCTGGGCCAAGCGCTGTTCCCCACACAGGCCAATGGCAGCCTGATCATGGAAAAGGGCCGGGTGCTTGGCTCCACCGTCGTCGGGCAGGCTTTCACCAGCGACCGCTATTTCCAGTCGCGCCCTTCGGCGGCCGGCAAGGGCTATGACGGCCTGGCCTCGTCAGGCTCGAATTATGGCCCGACCAGCCAGGCTCTCGTCGACCGCGTGAAGGGGGATATCGAGAAGGCGCGTGCCTCCGGAGTCAGCGGTGCGATCCCGGCGGATCTGGTCACAGCCTCGGGCTCGGGCCTCGATCCCGACCTTTCACCGGCAGCGGCCCTGGCGCAGGCGCCGCGCGTCGCTACCGAGCGTGGCCTCCCGCTTGCACGGGTAAGGGCGCTGGTCGAACAGTCGATTGAACAGCCGCTCCTCGGCTTTCTCGGCGAGCCGCGCGTGAACATTCTCGCGCTCAATCGACAGCTCGATCAAATTGCGCCAGCTTCGACGCAGTGA
- a CDS encoding response regulator encodes MNRVKVLVVDDEPHIRRLLRTTLERTDYDVSEAANAREALDRLGKVQPDLVLLDLGLPDRDGLELVPLIRGQSTATLLVISARDATDQKVAALDLGADDYVTKPFDTEELLARMRAAFRNRKSAGGAQLKVVVGTLEIDLLNRVIRRDGEELHLTPKEFGVLAELARFPGRVITHDHLLKSVWPNEYERHVEYLRVVIRNLRQKIEADMSRPRIIVNELGVGYRLLGADG; translated from the coding sequence GTGAACCGCGTCAAAGTGCTCGTCGTCGATGACGAGCCCCATATTCGTCGCCTGCTGCGGACGACATTGGAGCGCACCGATTACGATGTGAGCGAAGCCGCCAATGCGCGCGAGGCGCTCGACCGGCTGGGCAAGGTGCAGCCGGATCTCGTCCTCCTCGACCTGGGACTACCCGATCGGGACGGCCTGGAACTGGTTCCGTTGATCCGGGGGCAGTCGACGGCGACCCTGCTCGTGATATCGGCGCGCGATGCGACCGACCAGAAGGTCGCCGCGCTCGACCTGGGCGCGGACGATTATGTGACCAAGCCCTTCGACACCGAGGAGCTGCTTGCCCGCATGCGGGCCGCGTTTCGCAATCGCAAGAGCGCGGGCGGCGCACAGCTCAAGGTCGTCGTGGGAACGCTGGAGATCGACCTGCTCAACCGCGTGATCCGCCGCGACGGCGAGGAGCTGCATCTGACACCCAAGGAATTCGGCGTTCTCGCGGAGCTCGCGCGCTTTCCGGGACGCGTCATCACGCATGACCACCTCCTCAAGAGCGTCTGGCCGAACGAATATGAGCGGCACGTCGAATATCTGCGCGTCGTCATCCGCAACCTGCGCCAGAAGATCGAGGCGGACATGAGCCGGCCACGCATCATCGTCAACGAACTGGGCGTGGGGTATCGCCTGCTCGGAGCGGATGGGTAG
- a CDS encoding sensor histidine kinase, protein MNDRHDRPSPEAFLRAAAQEGRGRLKVFLGAAPGVGKTYEMLSEGMQRRKAGVDVVVGVVETHGRTETEALTRGHEILPRIDVEHQGRTLSEMDIDGILARRPSLVLVDELAHSNASGSRHPKRYQDVEELLAAGIDVYSTINVQHLESLNDVVASFTKVRVRETVPDRILETAEIEVVDIPPDELIERLREGKVYIPDEASRALNHFFSKSNLSALRELALRRAAQAVDAQMLDYVRAHALAGSFAAGERVIVAVSEQQSALLLVRAAKRLADALSAPWTALHVETPRSAQLGEGDRKRLNQAMALAAQLGGATATIPAARVVDGLISYAREARATQIVIGKSARPWWFEIRHGSVVDRLVRGLTGVAIHVLPGDAHDATPRERAPSKGRWGHPRDYLLSLAVVGLVTAAGLALGSTLDITNIALLYLLPVMVAASLYGLRGGVFAGLASSLAYNFFFLPPTGTLTVSNPENVVTIVVFLGVALVTSQFAARIKSQADLAASSARLNAALAGFSRQLTTIGNDEELMQAICAELARLFDARVCVLTASSDGPALRAAWPPEDRLDTMERAAAQWAMGKGTTTGRGSDTLTGSDWMFHPLKTPRGVVGVVGLTRDDGAMPVPPDMSALLLSLTDQSALVIERMQLENVMRDLARLKETDRLRAALLSSVSHDLKTPLTAILAAADMLRAERSSPLVDSVEAEAQRLHRFVTNLLDMARVEAGVMRLNLEAVDLTDAIASAVHDTRAALFGHEIDLDVAPGLPLVRVDPQLFHHVLINLFDNAGRYADPDSPIRVAAQRRPGELLLSVMDRGPGLPVGQEGDVFQTFRRFEGSDRAKGGSGLGLAIVKAFVEAMGLQVRAANRTDVSGARFDIFFPEEALVREIDQENVT, encoded by the coding sequence GTGAACGACCGCCACGATCGACCGAGTCCCGAGGCCTTCCTGCGCGCCGCCGCGCAGGAGGGCCGCGGCCGTCTTAAGGTCTTCCTCGGTGCCGCGCCGGGGGTCGGCAAGACCTATGAGATGCTCAGCGAAGGCATGCAGCGGCGAAAGGCGGGCGTCGATGTCGTCGTCGGCGTCGTCGAGACGCACGGCCGCACCGAGACCGAGGCGCTGACGCGGGGACATGAAATCCTGCCCCGCATCGACGTCGAGCATCAGGGGCGCACCCTGTCCGAGATGGACATAGACGGCATTCTCGCCCGTCGCCCCTCGCTCGTCCTCGTCGACGAGCTTGCGCACAGCAACGCGTCCGGCTCGCGCCATCCCAAGCGCTATCAGGATGTCGAAGAGCTGCTTGCTGCGGGTATCGACGTCTATTCGACCATCAATGTCCAGCATCTCGAAAGCCTGAACGACGTCGTCGCCTCCTTTACCAAGGTGCGCGTCCGCGAGACCGTGCCCGACCGCATTCTAGAGACCGCCGAGATCGAAGTGGTCGATATCCCGCCCGACGAACTGATCGAGCGGCTGCGGGAGGGGAAGGTCTATATTCCCGACGAAGCCAGCCGGGCGCTCAACCATTTCTTCTCCAAGTCCAACCTTTCGGCCCTGCGTGAGCTGGCTTTGCGCCGCGCGGCGCAGGCGGTCGACGCGCAGATGCTCGATTATGTCCGGGCCCATGCGCTGGCCGGCAGCTTCGCGGCCGGAGAGCGGGTGATCGTTGCGGTGAGTGAGCAGCAGAGCGCGCTGTTGCTGGTGCGCGCGGCGAAGCGGCTGGCGGATGCGCTGAGCGCCCCTTGGACCGCGCTGCATGTCGAGACGCCCCGATCGGCCCAGCTTGGCGAGGGGGATCGGAAACGCCTGAACCAGGCAATGGCGCTGGCCGCGCAGCTGGGCGGAGCGACCGCCACGATCCCGGCGGCGCGGGTCGTCGACGGGCTCATATCCTATGCCCGCGAGGCGCGTGCGACCCAGATCGTCATCGGCAAGTCGGCCCGTCCCTGGTGGTTCGAAATCCGCCATGGATCGGTCGTAGACCGGCTCGTCCGGGGTCTGACCGGCGTAGCGATCCACGTCCTGCCAGGCGACGCACATGATGCGACGCCGCGCGAGCGGGCCCCATCCAAGGGACGGTGGGGACATCCGCGCGACTATCTTCTTTCGCTGGCCGTGGTGGGGCTCGTGACGGCGGCGGGGCTGGCCCTGGGCAGTACGCTGGACATCACCAACATCGCGCTGCTCTACCTGCTTCCGGTGATGGTCGCCGCAAGCCTGTACGGGTTGCGGGGGGGCGTCTTCGCGGGCCTTGCCTCGTCGCTGGCCTATAATTTCTTCTTCCTTCCCCCCACCGGGACGCTGACCGTCAGCAACCCCGAAAATGTGGTGACGATCGTCGTCTTCCTGGGGGTCGCGCTGGTGACGAGCCAGTTCGCCGCGCGGATAAAGTCGCAGGCCGACCTCGCCGCGTCCAGCGCGCGACTCAACGCGGCCCTCGCCGGTTTCTCGCGACAGCTGACGACGATCGGCAATGACGAGGAGCTGATGCAGGCGATCTGCGCCGAACTTGCACGGCTGTTCGACGCCCGTGTCTGCGTCCTCACCGCGTCGAGCGACGGCCCGGCGTTGCGGGCCGCCTGGCCGCCCGAGGATCGGCTGGACACGATGGAGCGCGCTGCTGCGCAATGGGCGATGGGCAAGGGCACCACGACCGGGCGCGGATCGGACACGCTGACCGGATCCGACTGGATGTTTCATCCGCTCAAGACGCCGCGTGGCGTGGTGGGCGTCGTCGGGCTGACGCGCGACGACGGGGCGATGCCGGTGCCCCCTGACATGAGCGCCTTGCTGCTCAGCCTGACCGACCAGTCGGCGCTGGTGATCGAGCGCATGCAGCTCGAGAATGTCATGCGCGATCTCGCCCGGCTCAAGGAGACCGATCGGCTCCGTGCGGCGCTGCTGTCGTCGGTCAGCCATGATCTGAAGACGCCGCTGACCGCGATCCTCGCCGCCGCCGACATGCTGCGCGCGGAGCGATCCTCGCCTCTGGTCGACAGCGTCGAGGCGGAGGCGCAGCGGCTCCACCGCTTCGTCACCAATCTGCTCGACATGGCGCGGGTGGAGGCCGGGGTGATGCGGCTCAATCTGGAGGCGGTCGACCTGACCGATGCGATCGCCAGCGCGGTTCACGATACGCGTGCCGCGCTGTTCGGTCACGAGATCGACCTGGACGTCGCCCCGGGCCTGCCGCTGGTGCGGGTCGACCCGCAGCTCTTTCACCATGTCCTGATCAACCTGTTCGACAATGCCGGGCGCTACGCCGATCCCGACAGTCCGATCCGGGTCGCGGCCCAGCGTCGTCCGGGTGAGCTCCTCCTCTCGGTGATGGACCGGGGACCGGGCTTGCCGGTCGGGCAGGAGGGGGACGTCTTCCAGACTTTCCGCCGCTTCGAGGGGTCCGATCGTGCCAAGGGCGGCAGCGGATTGGGGCTGGCCATCGTCAAGGCTTTCGTAGAGGCGATGGGCCTGCAGGTGAGGGCCGCGAACCGCACCGATGTATCTGGCGCGCGCTTCGACATCTTCTTCCCTGAAGAGGCGCTTGTCCGCGAGATCGATCAGGAGAATGTCACGTGA
- the kdpB gene encoding potassium-transporting ATPase subunit KdpB, producing the protein MSKSATKSMFTPELLGPAVGDSFRKLDPRALIRNPVMFTTAVVALLLTVLLAVGDDGLALGFKLQLVVWLWLTVLFGTFAEALAEGRGKAQAASLRATKAELTAIREDGSRVAASQLRAGDIVLVTTGELIPADGEVISGVASVNEAAITGESAPVIREAGGDRSAVTAGTRVISDEIRVRVTAEPGQGFLDRMIALVEGAERQKTPNEIALTILLVGLTIIFLIAVATIPAFARYAGGSIPVAILAALLITLIPTTIAALLSAIGIAGMDRLVRFNVLAKSGRAVEAAGDVDTLLLDKTGTITVGDRQATEFKPVTGVSVGELAEAALLASLADETPEGRSIVVLAREAFGVKTAALPADAEVIPFTAQTRISGIRTGGSTIQKGAVDSVLRANPGAGETPEAQQLRRATDEIARAGGTPLAVARDGRLLGAIFLKDIVKAGIRERFGELRQMGIRTVMITGDNPLTAAAIAAEAGVDDFLAQATPEDKLELIRKEQAGGKLVAMCGDGTNDAPALAQADVGVAMNTGTQAAREAGNMVDLDSDPTKLIEVVGLGKQLLMTRGALTTFSVANDVAKYFAIIPAMFVVLYPGLGVLNVMGLATPQSAILSAIIFNALIIPLLVPLALRGVTYRPMGAGPLLARNLAIYGLGGLVAPFIGIKLIDIAVNGLGLA; encoded by the coding sequence ATGAGCAAATCCGCAACCAAATCAATGTTCACGCCGGAACTTCTCGGCCCGGCGGTGGGCGATTCCTTTCGCAAGCTGGATCCGCGCGCGCTGATCCGCAATCCGGTCATGTTCACGACGGCGGTCGTGGCGCTGCTGCTCACCGTCCTGCTGGCGGTCGGCGATGACGGGCTGGCGCTGGGCTTCAAGCTCCAGCTGGTCGTCTGGCTATGGCTCACGGTGCTGTTCGGCACCTTTGCCGAGGCGCTGGCCGAGGGGCGGGGAAAGGCGCAGGCGGCCTCGCTGCGCGCCACCAAGGCCGAGCTGACGGCCATCCGGGAGGATGGCAGTCGGGTCGCGGCCAGCCAGCTTCGCGCCGGGGACATCGTTCTCGTGACCACGGGCGAACTGATCCCCGCCGATGGCGAGGTGATTTCCGGCGTGGCATCGGTCAACGAGGCGGCGATCACCGGTGAAAGCGCGCCGGTGATCCGCGAGGCGGGCGGCGACCGTTCCGCCGTCACCGCCGGCACGCGCGTGATCTCGGACGAGATCAGGGTCCGCGTCACCGCCGAGCCGGGGCAGGGCTTTCTCGATCGCATGATCGCGCTCGTCGAGGGCGCGGAGCGCCAGAAGACGCCGAACGAGATTGCGCTGACGATCCTGCTGGTCGGCCTCACGATCATCTTCCTGATCGCCGTCGCGACCATCCCCGCCTTTGCGCGCTATGCCGGGGGCAGCATTCCCGTCGCCATTCTCGCGGCCCTGCTGATCACGCTCATTCCCACGACCATCGCCGCGCTGCTCTCCGCGATAGGCATTGCGGGCATGGACCGGCTCGTCCGTTTCAACGTCCTTGCCAAATCGGGCCGTGCGGTCGAGGCAGCGGGCGACGTCGACACGTTGCTGCTCGACAAGACCGGTACGATCACCGTCGGCGACCGGCAGGCGACCGAGTTCAAGCCCGTTACCGGGGTCAGCGTCGGCGAACTGGCCGAAGCGGCGCTGCTGGCGAGCCTTGCCGACGAAACCCCGGAAGGGCGCTCGATCGTCGTCCTGGCGCGCGAGGCCTTCGGCGTGAAGACGGCGGCACTGCCGGCCGATGCCGAGGTCATCCCGTTCACCGCTCAGACGCGCATTTCGGGCATCAGGACGGGCGGATCGACGATCCAGAAGGGTGCCGTGGATTCGGTACTCAGGGCCAATCCCGGTGCGGGCGAAACGCCAGAGGCCCAGCAGCTTCGGCGCGCCACGGACGAGATCGCCCGCGCGGGTGGCACCCCGCTCGCCGTGGCGCGCGACGGCCGGCTGCTGGGCGCGATCTTCCTGAAGGACATCGTCAAGGCCGGCATACGCGAGCGCTTCGGCGAACTGCGCCAGATGGGCATCCGCACGGTCATGATCACCGGCGACAACCCGCTGACCGCTGCCGCGATCGCGGCGGAAGCCGGTGTCGACGATTTCCTTGCCCAGGCGACGCCGGAGGACAAGCTCGAGCTGATCCGGAAGGAGCAGGCTGGCGGCAAGCTCGTCGCGATGTGCGGTGACGGCACCAATGATGCGCCGGCGCTGGCGCAGGCCGATGTCGGCGTGGCGATGAACACGGGCACGCAGGCCGCGCGCGAGGCCGGGAACATGGTCGATCTCGACAGCGATCCGACCAAGCTGATCGAGGTGGTAGGGCTGGGCAAGCAGTTGCTGATGACCCGGGGCGCACTGACGACCTTTTCGGTCGCCAATGACGTCGCCAAATATTTCGCCATCATCCCGGCGATGTTCGTGGTGCTCTATCCCGGTCTGGGCGTGCTCAACGTCATGGGCCTGGCCACCCCCCAGTCTGCGATCCTGTCGGCGATCATCTTCAACGCGCTGATCATCCCGCTGCTGGTCCCGCTGGCCCTCAGGGGCGTGACCTACCGCCCGATGGGCGCTGGCCCCCTGCTGGCACGCAACCTGGCTATCTATGGCCTCGGCGGACTGGTCGCGCCGTTCATCGGCATCAAGCTGATCGACATCGCCGTCAACGGCCTCGGCCTCGCTTAG
- the moaA gene encoding GTP 3',8-cyclase MoaA, whose amino-acid sequence MTPTEKQGSGAEGTLLDAFGRRISYLRLSVTDRCDFRCRYCMSEKMQFLPKREILTLEELAALADAFIARGIRKIRLTGGEPLVRRDVVDLVRMIGRRIGDGLEELTITTNGSQLRRHAAALADAGVRRINVSIDTLDPERFAFITRGGALDDVLDGIEAARDEGIAIKINMVALKDFNEQDIEPMLRWCAAGGHDLTLIETMPLGEIDEDRTDRYLPLDGVRVALENRYTLSPLDYRTGGPARYFRVEELDARLGLITPLTNNFCDGCNRVRVTATGQIYMCLGHDSRLDLRGALRAGDAQELDRLLDLAMHRKPQRHNFAIDQRGATPAVDRHMSVTGG is encoded by the coding sequence ATGACGCCGACCGAAAAACAGGGCTCCGGGGCAGAAGGCACGCTGCTGGACGCATTCGGCCGACGCATCTCCTATCTGCGCCTGTCGGTCACCGACCGCTGCGATTTCCGCTGCCGCTACTGCATGTCGGAGAAGATGCAGTTCCTGCCGAAGCGGGAGATACTGACGCTGGAGGAACTGGCCGCACTCGCCGACGCCTTCATTGCGCGCGGCATCCGCAAGATCCGCCTGACGGGGGGCGAGCCGCTCGTCCGCCGCGACGTGGTCGATCTGGTTCGGATGATCGGGCGCCGGATCGGCGACGGCCTGGAAGAGCTGACGATCACCACAAATGGCAGCCAGCTTCGCCGCCATGCCGCTGCTCTCGCCGACGCCGGGGTTCGCCGGATCAACGTCAGCATCGACACGCTCGACCCCGAACGCTTTGCCTTCATCACGCGCGGCGGCGCGCTGGATGACGTGCTCGACGGGATCGAGGCGGCGCGCGACGAGGGTATAGCGATCAAGATCAACATGGTCGCGCTCAAGGATTTCAACGAGCAGGATATCGAGCCGATGCTGCGCTGGTGCGCCGCCGGCGGCCATGACCTGACCCTGATCGAGACGATGCCGCTGGGAGAAATCGACGAGGATCGCACCGATCGCTACCTGCCGCTCGATGGCGTCCGCGTCGCGCTGGAGAACCGCTACACGCTCAGCCCGCTCGACTATCGCACCGGCGGGCCGGCGCGCTATTTCCGCGTCGAGGAACTTGACGCCCGACTGGGGCTGATCACCCCGCTCACCAACAATTTTTGCGACGGCTGCAATCGTGTCAGAGTGACCGCGACCGGTCAGATCTACATGTGCCTGGGGCATGACAGCCGGCTCGACCTGCGCGGCGCCTTGCGCGCGGGGGATGCGCAGGAGCTCGACCGGCTGCTCGACCTTGCCATGCACCGCAAGCCGCAGCGTCACAATTTCGCTATAGACCAGCGGGGGGCGACACCCGCCGTCGACAGACATATGAGCGTTACCGGGGGATGA
- a CDS encoding NAD kinase, with protein sequence MTEKKMALVASPTPAAQEAATQLRRMYEWHPVERADLIVALGGDGYMLRTLHAMLDRHRILPVFGMNLGTVGFLMNDWKPELLELRLMQAKAMTVLPLRMDVETVEGQRLSIPAINEVSLLRETRETAKIEVQVEGRVVLPELVCDGVLVSTPAGSTAYNLSAQGPILPLESSLLALTPISPFRPRRWRGAILPDKNSISFRVLDAVKRPVSAVADQREVRDVSLVRVGIDKTSPLTLLFDPEHALDDRITMEQFAV encoded by the coding sequence ATGACCGAAAAGAAGATGGCCCTTGTGGCCTCGCCGACTCCTGCCGCGCAGGAGGCAGCGACACAATTGCGCCGGATGTACGAATGGCATCCGGTCGAGCGTGCCGACCTGATCGTCGCTTTGGGCGGCGACGGCTATATGCTGCGCACGCTCCACGCGATGCTCGACCGCCATCGCATCCTGCCGGTGTTCGGCATGAACCTGGGCACCGTCGGTTTCCTGATGAACGACTGGAAGCCCGAATTGCTGGAGCTGCGGCTGATGCAGGCCAAGGCGATGACGGTGCTGCCACTGCGCATGGATGTCGAGACGGTCGAGGGGCAGCGCCTGTCGATCCCCGCGATCAACGAGGTGTCGCTGCTGCGCGAAACCCGCGAGACGGCGAAGATCGAGGTGCAGGTCGAGGGCCGCGTGGTCCTGCCCGAGCTGGTATGCGATGGCGTGCTCGTGTCCACGCCCGCAGGCTCCACCGCCTATAATCTGTCGGCGCAGGGCCCGATCCTTCCGCTGGAATCGTCGCTGCTCGCGCTGACCCCGATCAGCCCCTTCCGCCCGCGGCGCTGGCGCGGGGCGATCCTGCCGGACAAGAACTCGATCTCCTTCCGGGTCCTCGATGCCGTGAAACGCCCGGTGAGCGCCGTCGCCGACCAGCGCGAAGTGCGCGACGTGTCGCTCGTCCGGGTCGGCATCGACAAGACGAGCCCGCTGACGCTGTTGTTCGACCCCGAACATGCGCTCGACGACCGCATAACCATGGAACAGTTCGCGGTCTGA